The genomic segment CTTTAAGTTACCATACAATTCAGTTTTTCTAATATTTTCGAATTTTGAATTAAGTTGCCAAAATCTTCATATCTGTTTATAAGgtttttggcaacaaaaacCAATGTAGTGTAATAAAATTCTCAATTAAGTGAATAAGAAAATGAGCTCAACAAGTACAGAAATTATCAACACCAGAAAAAGTCCGAAAACATCGAAACAAATTCTTTTAGCATAGAAATCTTCAAAGATCTGAGAGAAGAATGTGGACAAGCTTGTTACAACAACTTTTACAAAGTACTTTTATCCATTTCATATTAAAGTTCTACATCCCACTCATttacttctaatttttttatttccgtTACATGTCTTTAAGTTATTATACAATTgaatttttctaatatttttgaattttgaattaagttgccaaaatattcatatctgGTAATAAGGTCTTTGGCAACAATAACCAATGTAGTGTATTGAAACAAATggctaatattttttttaagttgaaaCAACCTTACcgatataaataaatatagctCGGGTATTTTTTGTGAGCTTAAAAGTTTTATCTCTTGTAGGAATACTATAACTATAAACTATAAACTATAAGCACACATTTCCACTCAAACTTCCACGCTAACATTTGATATGTGCATTTACTAGTTATTTATagtaataacattattttgGAGCCTCTATCTCTTGGGGCCTAAAGCGGAAGCTTTGGCCTTACCTTTAGGCGGGTCATGAAAACTTGACACAACTTGTTTCAAAAGGAGATAcgttaaatttatttttcattccttaaATAATTAAGTTTCAATCTGGTTTTTTCATAAACTTGAAAATTATCGTGAATTGTCTCCCTAGATGAAATATATTGATCTTCTATATAATTTGTATGTGATTTGTAATATTTGATCTGTATTTTTTAAATGATTAGAagttattaaaataaattttaatggAATTGGTTCAACTTTGAATCAATTAACCACATTATTCGGGTCATATGGTTGAATCAAGTAACCACAATTTGTTTCTATATTTTTGGGATATGTATGCTATATTTTTGGGAAATGTGTGCCTATATTTTTGGGGGAAAAGAAACTCGTCTGTAACAACCTTTCACCATATCTGCACAATAACTGATAAGTTCAATACTAAACTACTCTTACCTGCTACCAAtattaaatttatcaaaaattactcataagataattaattaggaaaatttgattttctaaatttatCAATTCTCTAGATTTATCTCACTTTTAAACGTACCATActctctatatatatgagaagtACATTGTTATTCCATAATCCTCATCTGCTAACCAGGAATTAGTATTCAGAAAAACTAAGATTGACAAAAACGAAAGAGATCCAGATCAAGATGTCGGAAGAAGAGACCAAAAAGAGAGGATCAAGATCAGAGAACAATAAGGATATTAACGATTGGCTACCGATCACATCATCAAGGAATGCAAAGTGGTACTATTCGGCTTTTCACAATGTCACGGCTATGGTTGGTGCTGGTGTTCTTGGCCTCCCGTATGCCATGTCTCAATTGGGCTGGTATGTATTTTTTCTACTTCTTTACTAAAACAAATCTAGGACAGGTCCTCTGcattaggttaattaattattttttacttgAATTATGCTTACTATGAATTTTCAATtcaaaatatatgcatatatgtgtaaTAAAATCCCATTGTACTGATTATCAATCAAAGACAACAGCTCTTCAATTTGATTGTGATTACTATATCGATGCGTTTTATTTTTGCTTCTAATTAGGTGTGGGTGGTGAAAAGAAGCATGCAGTTAATTACTTCTTTATACATGAAAAGTAAATCTTTCAAGGCTACAAGTATAACACTTAACTCAAGTATATGAGAGTTCGAATTGTTTCATTTTCATGGAAGGATTATTAATCGGACAACATACTTATGCATATATAGTGTATTTGATTTGGTGTGAGAGTTCAAATCAAGCATTATTGTTCTGACTCTTATATTTACCAGCTTGTTTACTGATCTGGTTTCTTCTAGTGCATACCAATAGTTTTTTAACTAAAATTAGGtcattactactactactactacataATTACAAGGTAAATACTTTTCTTAAGTGGAGTATCTATTAACTAATTTCATATATACTATAATTTTTATGACAGGGGTCCTGGAGCCGTAGTCTTGATACTATCATGGATAATAACATTATACACCTTATGGCAAATGGTGGAGATGCATGAGATGATACCAGGAAAAAGACTTGACAGGTACCACGAGTTGGGCCAGGCGGCTTTTGGTGAAAAGGTTGGGCTGTGGATTGTGGTTCCTCAGCAACTCATAGTGGAAGTTGGATCAAACATAGTGTATATGGTCACTGGTGGCACATGTCTACAGAAGGTTTATAATACTGCTTGTCCTAGTTGCAGGCCTTTGAAGCTCACATATTTCATCGCGATATTTAGCTCTACTCAGTTCATCCTTTGCCATTGCCCCAATTTCAACGCCATCACTTGTGTCTCCTTCGTTGCTGCCATCATGTCTCTCGGGTTGTTACACTTAATTGACTTTTCTTTTCACTTTGATTTTTGTATTATGATGATATTTTTTACGCTATCAGGTAATTTAACTAATGTAATTGTTtgaaaaaagttaaataaaTAGTGTGAAAATTAAGTATGACTTACCTTCTATAATAAGTTAAAAGTACGGTGATAGCATAGTAATTCTTTGCACTTTCcatttatataaaattataaatattctttttatagGTTAATTAATGTTGTTCATGACAATATAgtaaagaaataacgatttaattTATTCCCACAAAATATCTAGTAAGTAGTAAAAAAGTTTTTACTAATTACATGTAAGTGTTTATAGTGAGTAAGGctagtaatatgaaaataagatAGATTACCTGTTACAATGTGGTAAATTAGAAGTAGTATAATTTATCTTTTACATGATCTgtttatataagttaaatctttTCTCGAAGAATATTCagatgttttcttttttattaactTACCTGGTTATAGATTGAatgtctttttttcttctatagGTTGAAAGTCTCCTTTAAgaaaattatcttattttcatatcattatacattttaatTAGAATTAGCATTTCTCTAAGCTGCCCTTAATTACATGTGAATTTGATCATATATGTATTATCTATTTAACAAAATACAAAAGGAGGAGGCTCTTTGTGGTACCAATATTAAGTACACTATTAAGAGACattaacgttttttttttttttttcattttgcagTTATTCACTCATAGGTTGGGGAGCATCAGTACACAAGGGAATAACCCCGGATGTTGATTACAGTCCAAGGGCTTCAACAAGTATAGGGAGAATGTTTGGTTTTTTTGCTGCTTTGGGAGAAGTTGCATTTGCATATGCTGGCCATAGTGTTGTCTTGGAAATTCAGGCAACTATGCCTTCTACTCCTGAAAGACCATCCAAAATACCTATGTGGAGAGGAGTTATTCTTGCTTATGTTATTGTGCTTGTGTGTTACTTTCCAGTGGCATTTCTTGGCTATGCAGCTTTTGGAAATAGTGTAGCGGACAACATCTTGATCTCCTTACAGAAACCTCGTTGGCTTATTTGTATGGCTAATGCAGGCGTCGTCATTCATGTTATTGGAAGTTATCAGGTGATCAAACTTCATCAAGTAtccttacttttcttttattattcagCACTTAGCTCATTGATCCGACTAATCGGGACCACTAAAAAGAGAAACACTCATTGTAATTATCAGAAGTTTTTTTATTCTTAGGGCTCGTACCAGAGAGTTTTGATTTAGGGCGAAGGAATTTTATCTGTTTCACTATACCCCTCGGTGGTACCCTTGTTGTTTTATTTAACCTTTTACTATGATAATCGAGAAATTTTCGAGGATCTGTAATGATTTTAGACTTGCTAGTGAAAAATGAACTCGGCCCTCGATTCTTTTCATCACTTATTTTTGGTCCATGGTGAAATTTGAACTTTGTTAATACTATTAATTCAGTCAAGATATATGGTCCAAAAGTTAAGCACAATGGTATCTTTCTAGGTTAAATAAACTATACTAATTGTTGATTGTATTTGCTTGATGTTCTCAGATATTTGCAATGGGTGTGTTTGACATGCTCGAATCTTACTTGGTTAAGCAAAGAAACTTCACTCCCAGTACATCTCTACGGTGTATTGTTCGGACTACTTATGTTGGTATGTCACCATTCCAccattttaattttatgttgaTTTGCTCAATAAATTAAAGTCATCACTtatgattttcttattttgtctACTTGCACAGCCTTGACAATGTTCCTTGGAATGACATTCCCATTCTTCCATGGGCTACTCAGTTTCTTTGGAGGATTTGCTTTTGCTCCAATAACATACTTTGTAAGTCAAAGATCTCATGTTAtttttacagatttcatatgttattTTGTACGAATCTCTTATAAAGAATACtatataatgaaaataacaTTTGTGACGGACTACAGATCAACCGTCAACGAAATATCTCAAATATTAACATGTCTTTTCTCTGTTGTTGCAGCTTCCTTGTATCATTTGGCTTAAAATCTACAAACCTAAAAGATATGGGTTGTCTTGGTTCACAAATTGGGTATGTTACAAAAaattgacaaacttatttttcaaaaaattgataaaCTTTATTGGTCGTATGGTTAATACTATTATTATCTTTGTTTTTTACGCAGATATGCATCATACTTGGTGTTCTTCTGACGATTTTAGCTCCCATTGGTGGCTTGAGGCATATCATACTGAGAGCCAAGTCTTACAAGTTCTATTCTTGATTGTAGGATCATTCGAGAATTATTTTTAGAAAACTAGCAGATAAATTTCCTCGTgacaaattatttttaatatttgtccGATGATGTTTTAAATGTCTAgctattttattttgattgtaCTATGAAgcataaaataaagcaaaaaaaccATATTCGATATCATTGTTTCCTTCATTAGTAATTTGATGTAGTATCAGTAAGTGACAATATAAGAGTCTTTTATGCTGTTACATTATCTAAAAATCAAACTACATTTACTGTTTTAAAACCAAGTGAAACTGGACGAAGTGCATGTATATCCGTTTTTGGGGACGCCATTTAATTAGTCCCaaagttaatttttattttgcaaGTCTACTATATAAGGTAAACGAAAATATCCTGCTACGTTTTGTTAATATGAATCTAATTTCGTATGTATAGGTGATTCTCCATTTTGCTAATGTGGAAAAGAAGTTACATCTTTCTGCCTCCTTCaagaagtagaagaagaaaataaaatccaCATCCTTTTAGAAATGTAGTGATTACTATTTAAAGTATCGTTAATCCCCTGAAATACTTTGTCCGTGAACCAAATTAGCATATGATAGTTTCTTTCCAATAAAGATAAGCCAACTTCTACGAACAATATTTAATGTTTAAAACTTAGAAGTATTGTTTAATCACAAAATGTGATTATTAGTTACCTCCGTCGCTCAGTGAGTACAGTGAGTTATCCATGCAATTAGTGGTTAGTAGAATTAGCCAATTAGGATGTGGCAAAATAGCGAAGATTAATCCATCTCAATCTACATGAAAGCATTGTCTCAGACAGGGTAACCCTTGACCAACCCAAAGTATAGAAAGATTGCCCACTTGAAGGTATGTGTACAAAGTCTCAATTTGAATACACACCAAAATGACTTAAATTATCGGATTCAAAGAGCTATTCATAAtctgatctcttttatattacaaaaaaaTCTTCATTGTTTTGAGCCTGATTTCTTATCTTTCTGTAAAATCCGAAAATATGCTGAACAATAGTAGCTCCAAGTGCTTACTGATTCACACTCAAATACTTGTATGTTTAGAATTTGGGATATTGACAAGGTCATCTATGTCATACTGTAGAATAAAAGATTACTGTACCTTTTAATGGTACAAATTCCTTCCACTCACCCGTTGGCCATTATGGAACAGATACTAAAGGATGCATTCTTATTAACTCATCAGTTGTGGTATATAACTTGGTCTGGCATTAAGAATGATAGTCCTGTAGAATGATAGATGATAGTACTGTAGAACAGTGGTCCAGTTGATAAATGTCAATATTAAAGGGAACTCTACTCCTATCATTTGTGCATTTGGTTCCGAGCTGCAACACAAAACATAAACAGGAAAGGAAAGACTGATTGTTGCTGATGTAATCATAAAATGCTAATTTTTCACGAGTTATTTCTATGACCGACTTGAACATGCACCATTAGATGTGGGACTTCTTCACTAGTTATTTCTTGCAACACATGATATGCagaaaagaaaattgagaaTATCAGTACAAAAATAGCAGCAGATCTCGGAAGAAAGAAGCTTTACATTTTGTTTCAGACACACTTTAAGTAAGCATACAGGATCAAATCATAAGAAAAAGTGAACGCAATCAAGTTCATCCACCTCTAGGAATAATTGATTCTCTGGGTCAATACACCAGACACGATTGTGCTTACCCACGAGTCTGCTAGGAGCATACTGAAACCAATAACACTCCATGTTAGATGAATAGCCGCTGATTGTAGCCAGCAAGAAGATTCAACCATATAATGCACGCCAAGGCTCTTGAGTTTCTCTTGAAGACTTTGTTGCATGCCATGCTATCTTTTCTCCCGAGAAACTAAGAGATGAGAAGCTAGCCAAGTGCTGTCCTATCTCAT from the Lycium ferocissimum isolate CSIRO_LF1 chromosome 11, AGI_CSIRO_Lferr_CH_V1, whole genome shotgun sequence genome contains:
- the LOC132036846 gene encoding lysine histidine transporter 2-like, with translation MSEEETKKRGSRSENNKDINDWLPITSSRNAKWYYSAFHNVTAMVGAGVLGLPYAMSQLGWGPGAVVLILSWIITLYTLWQMVEMHEMIPGKRLDRYHELGQAAFGEKVGLWIVVPQQLIVEVGSNIVYMVTGGTCLQKVYNTACPSCRPLKLTYFIAIFSSTQFILCHCPNFNAITCVSFVAAIMSLGYSLIGWGASVHKGITPDVDYSPRASTSIGRMFGFFAALGEVAFAYAGHSVVLEIQATMPSTPERPSKIPMWRGVILAYVIVLVCYFPVAFLGYAAFGNSVADNILISLQKPRWLICMANAGVVIHVIGSYQIFAMGVFDMLESYLVKQRNFTPSTSLRCIVRTTYVALTMFLGMTFPFFHGLLSFFGGFAFAPITYFLPCIIWLKIYKPKRYGLSWFTNWICIILGVLLTILAPIGGLRHIILRAKSYKFYS